In Labilibaculum sp. DW002, the genomic window GAAACTCTTCTCTTACTGTATAATATTTTTCGCCTTCTTCATCTTCCTTTTCTTCAAGATTTACAGCTTTTCTAAGCAAATCAACAACAAGAAAATTTCCATAATCAACTAAAGCTCTATAAACATCTTTGGTGATATACATTTCATTTGATAAATCAATCATTTATTTACTTTATAGTTTATAACATTCAATAATTTGCCTCTTACTCATCCAATTCTTTATTCAATTTGCTTATTTCTTCTTCATCGAAGCCACAATAAGTCATTTCCCAGAGACAGTGAGCGATAAGATCAACTTCGGAAAAACTCAATAAACTTTCAGAATTTATTGACATTCCTGCCCATTCATTCCAAGGTGTAAACATCAAACTATAAGTCGTTGGAGAGTCTCCAGAACATTTATCAGATAAATCTAAGGCATTAACATGGACATATTTTTCACCATTATCCTCAATATTT contains:
- a CDS encoding DUF6557 family protein; translation: MKLKDLILKYKWDEIRTVLYNLYSDTDRNIEGYKLVFEKLKVIGFQASKFEILVQNIEDNGEKYVHVNALDLSDKCSGDSPTTYSLMFTPWNEWAGMSINSESLLSFSEVDLIAHCLWEMTYCGFDEEEISKLNKELDE